From the genome of Abditibacteriaceae bacterium, one region includes:
- a CDS encoding DUF2723 domain-containing protein, protein MSRVLSLLSWGQRFWLSPGGLAAFVGCFVFVLYAACVAPTVTYGGDCGELIAASWRLGIAHPTGYALYLLTARCFALLLPFGEVAWRYNLFSAFCGAASIGLVAATVSRLTRKSTVEIDRNSAFAAVGGALLLGALFYFWSQCVLAEVYAFAALLFAALFFCAVSWRSTSDWRWLYSLALVFGLALNAHLSCVYLAPGLFLFAIWGARERFSGSTAKQMVRLALFFVAGYSIALYLPLRSATFPSPAGDAWHPLDWTHPVDAARFWIHATARQYRIWLLTTQNVGGFSVPAWVQSPEETRAKLLYFAQMTLLQLNWCAPFACIGCVSAFRRDRMLGAMLLLTVLLNVGVQIHYTVGDLSNFFFPSYLVLGIWLGLGIYACARRWNPRIMVAAVAGTFLLQLGLFFPMVLQRGKTRARDVALARAQTLEKLPRATAFLLSDDALWAFWYAQFVLQRAPHVETVWGPPRTRALKNNTLWQLVAKAKRRGPVVVSMFDEATDARFPLVPASATGDLWLASDRQLPLPAQKSTVVFDRTSPVVWRAARRTNDVPRLKRSDMAACEVVFQAPRNRTPLARSAGENTVHCGWIELLVAKEGMMQNPSPSQRSESKKSAGASPLVVWRVSRRLILPSAAQDGVYRATIPVTLEKDARLGVHSVWMRIVRDRNDARTLWQRAGKIELTDA, encoded by the coding sequence GTGAGTCGTGTACTTTCTTTACTCTCGTGGGGGCAGCGGTTTTGGCTGTCGCCCGGCGGCCTGGCTGCTTTTGTCGGCTGTTTCGTTTTTGTCCTCTACGCGGCGTGTGTTGCGCCCACCGTTACCTACGGCGGCGACTGCGGCGAGTTGATTGCCGCTTCGTGGCGTCTGGGAATCGCCCATCCGACAGGTTACGCGCTTTATTTGCTGACCGCGCGTTGTTTTGCGCTCCTCCTGCCGTTTGGCGAAGTCGCGTGGCGTTATAACCTTTTTTCCGCCTTTTGCGGCGCGGCTTCCATTGGTCTTGTTGCTGCAACCGTTTCGCGTCTGACGCGTAAAAGTACGGTCGAAATCGACCGGAATTCGGCTTTTGCTGCGGTTGGCGGCGCATTGCTGCTGGGCGCGTTGTTTTATTTCTGGTCGCAGTGCGTTCTGGCCGAGGTTTACGCATTTGCGGCGCTGCTTTTTGCGGCGCTGTTTTTTTGCGCTGTTTCGTGGCGCTCAACCTCCGATTGGCGCTGGCTATATTCGCTCGCGCTTGTCTTTGGGCTTGCTTTAAACGCCCATCTTTCTTGTGTTTATCTCGCACCAGGACTTTTTCTTTTTGCCATCTGGGGCGCTCGCGAACGCTTCTCCGGTTCGACGGCGAAGCAGATGGTGCGTCTTGCCTTGTTCTTCGTTGCGGGCTATAGCATTGCGCTTTATTTGCCGCTGCGCTCAGCCACGTTTCCCTCTCCGGCTGGCGATGCGTGGCATCCGCTCGATTGGACGCATCCTGTTGATGCGGCGCGTTTTTGGATTCATGCGACGGCGCGGCAATATCGCATCTGGCTGCTGACGACGCAGAATGTCGGCGGTTTTTCGGTTCCGGCGTGGGTTCAATCGCCCGAGGAAACGCGCGCTAAGTTGCTTTACTTCGCGCAAATGACGCTTTTGCAACTGAATTGGTGTGCGCCCTTCGCGTGCATCGGCTGCGTTTCGGCCTTTCGCCGCGACCGAATGCTGGGAGCGATGCTGCTCTTGACCGTCTTGCTGAACGTCGGCGTGCAGATTCATTACACCGTCGGTGATTTGTCGAATTTCTTCTTTCCTTCGTATCTGGTGTTGGGAATTTGGCTGGGGCTGGGCATTTATGCCTGCGCGCGCCGCTGGAACCCGAGAATTATGGTCGCCGCTGTTGCGGGAACCTTTCTTTTGCAACTCGGATTATTTTTTCCGATGGTTTTGCAGCGCGGCAAAACTCGCGCGCGCGATGTCGCTCTGGCGCGCGCTCAAACGTTGGAGAAATTGCCGCGTGCGACAGCGTTCCTGCTGTCGGACGATGCGCTCTGGGCGTTCTGGTACGCGCAATTCGTCTTGCAGCGCGCCCCGCATGTCGAAACGGTGTGGGGGCCACCGCGCACACGGGCGTTGAAAAATAACACGCTGTGGCAATTGGTGGCAAAGGCCAAAAGGCGCGGGCCGGTTGTCGTGTCGATGTTCGACGAAGCAACCGATGCCCGTTTTCCTCTCGTGCCAGCCTCGGCCACTGGCGATTTGTGGCTCGCTTCCGACCGGCAACTACCGTTGCCAGCGCAAAAGAGTACGGTCGTTTTCGACCGTACTTCCCCTGTTGTCTGGCGCGCGGCGCGCCGGACGAATGATGTGCCTCGACTCAAGCGTTCGGATATGGCGGCATGTGAGGTTGTATTCCAAGCACCGCGCAACCGCACGCCACTCGCCCGCAGTGCCGGAGAAAACACGGTGCATTGCGGCTGGATCGAGTTGCTCGTTGCCAAAGAAGGCATGATGCAAAATCCGTCGCCGTCGCAGCGGAGCGAGTCGAAAAAGAGTGCGGGCGCGTCGCCCCTCGTCGTGTGGCGTGTTTCGCGCCGCCTTATTTTGCCGAGCGCGGCTCAAGACGGCGTTTATCGCGCGACGATTCCAGTTACGCTGGAGAAAGACGCGCGACTGGGCGTGCATTCTGTGTGGATGCGCATTGTGCGCGACCGCAATGATGCGAGGACGCTCTGGCAGCGCGCCGGAAAAATCGAGCTAACCGACGCATAG
- a CDS encoding D-hexose-6-phosphate mutarotase yields the protein MTEIQESKDGLPFISLTSLEGKAEICLHGAQVTRWQPGDGDNVIFVSTQSEWQADKPIRGGVPICFPWFGPHARDKDAPLHGWARLCEWQLQSAAEDEAVLSLERDGWQLLYRVRVGRDLELALEIRNGASHTKRCEAALHTYFAVGDIERVMVHGLAAAEYLDKTEDFARKTEETPALKIVGETDRIYFSHATVEIEDQANVRRIIVEKSGAGATVVWNPGREKAAAMPDFGDDEWRTMLCVETAAVSECALELAPNETHIVSARLRVS from the coding sequence ATGACTGAGATTCAAGAATCCAAAGACGGCTTGCCTTTCATTTCTCTCACCTCACTCGAAGGTAAAGCCGAGATTTGTCTGCACGGTGCACAGGTGACGCGCTGGCAGCCGGGCGACGGGGATAACGTGATCTTCGTTTCGACTCAAAGCGAGTGGCAGGCCGACAAGCCGATTCGCGGCGGCGTACCGATTTGTTTTCCGTGGTTCGGTCCTCACGCGCGCGACAAAGATGCGCCGCTTCATGGCTGGGCGCGTTTGTGCGAATGGCAGTTGCAAAGCGCCGCTGAAGACGAAGCTGTTCTAAGTCTCGAACGCGACGGCTGGCAGTTGCTGTATCGCGTGCGCGTCGGGCGCGACCTTGAACTTGCGTTGGAAATTCGTAACGGCGCATCGCACACCAAGCGTTGCGAAGCGGCCCTTCATACCTATTTCGCCGTGGGCGACATCGAGCGTGTCATGGTTCACGGGCTGGCAGCGGCTGAATACCTCGATAAGACAGAGGATTTTGCCCGTAAAACCGAAGAAACTCCGGCGTTGAAGATCGTGGGCGAAACCGACCGCATTTACTTTTCGCACGCAACCGTTGAAATCGAAGATCAGGCGAATGTGCGCCGAATCATCGTTGAAAAAAGCGGCGCTGGCGCGACCGTCGTGTGGAATCCGGGACGCGAAAAGGCGGCAGCGATGCCCGATTTCGGCGACGACGAGTGGCGCACTATGCTGTGCGTTGAAACAGCAGCCGTTTCCGAATGTGCGCTGGAGCTTGCGCCAAACGAAACGCATATCGTTTCGGCACGTCTGCGCGTTTCGTAG
- a CDS encoding superoxide dismutase — MKTTENGTEMNRRAFLQTAGVAAGAVALGALATEKAGAQSYPAMPILKEKPLKASTLATEGISRRTHEEHFKLYQGYVRKTNELMQKIATVSRDPKDANQIYSEIRELKVELSFALGGVKNHELYFDILGGEGSQPQGPLLDEINRSFGSPQAWAADLKATGLAARGWVWTAYDHDLKRLFNYIGDTQNTYPIWNATPIIGLDVYEHAYYLDFATNRGAYIDAFLKNLNWAAVASRFAVSTGPASTLVTL; from the coding sequence ATGAAAACTACAGAAAACGGTACGGAAATGAATCGACGCGCGTTCTTGCAAACGGCGGGCGTCGCTGCCGGTGCAGTTGCGTTGGGCGCTCTGGCAACAGAGAAAGCGGGCGCACAAAGCTATCCGGCAATGCCGATACTCAAGGAAAAGCCGCTCAAAGCTTCCACGTTGGCGACCGAAGGCATTTCGCGGCGCACGCACGAAGAACATTTCAAGCTGTACCAGGGTTATGTCAGGAAAACCAACGAGCTGATGCAGAAGATTGCAACGGTTTCGCGCGACCCGAAAGACGCCAACCAAATCTACTCGGAGATTCGCGAATTGAAAGTCGAGCTTTCGTTTGCGTTGGGCGGCGTCAAGAATCACGAGTTGTATTTCGATATTCTGGGCGGAGAGGGAAGCCAACCGCAGGGGCCGCTGCTGGACGAAATCAATCGATCTTTCGGTTCGCCCCAGGCGTGGGCTGCCGATTTGAAAGCCACGGGATTAGCCGCGCGCGGCTGGGTTTGGACGGCATACGATCACGATTTGAAGCGGCTGTTCAACTACATCGGTGACACGCAAAACACATATCCGATTTGGAACGCAACGCCAATTATCGGGTTGGATGTTTACGAACACGCGTATTATCTTGATTTTGCAACCAATCGGGGCGCATATATTGATGCATTTTTGAAGAACCTGAACTGGGCTGCCGTGGCGTCGCGCTTTGCTGTTTCTACCGGCCCTGCATCGACGTTGGTAACTTTGTAA
- a CDS encoding CpsB/CapC family capsule biosynthesis tyrosine phosphatase, which translates to MNELRPEADLHCHILPEWDDGPRDWDETLALARAASESGIRYILVTPHVGRKLRGIEEKPSDSIVPASRALEEKLRAEGVEISLVPAAELTMDSEDLAARLKAEPNLTVGGQGYYALIESTFNRWPAYAERLLQDVFFAGVTPIIAHPERYAEVQRDPMILRTAFEKGALMQITARSFLGEDDRRVKACALALLKANMVSIIASDAHNARAVFPEAVVETVVKTVGESAARRILIENPRKILAGDPVYNPDVKGARSSGGFLGKLLGR; encoded by the coding sequence ATGAACGAATTGCGGCCTGAGGCCGACCTCCATTGTCATATCTTGCCGGAGTGGGACGACGGCCCGCGCGACTGGGACGAAACTCTGGCCCTCGCGCGAGCCGCGTCGGAAAGCGGCATCCGCTATATTCTTGTCACGCCTCATGTCGGGCGCAAACTGCGTGGCATTGAAGAAAAGCCATCCGACAGCATTGTTCCGGCGTCGCGTGCGTTGGAAGAAAAGCTGCGTGCCGAAGGCGTCGAGATTTCGCTCGTACCTGCCGCCGAACTGACGATGGATTCCGAAGATTTGGCGGCGCGACTTAAGGCGGAACCGAACCTGACCGTAGGTGGGCAGGGTTACTACGCGCTCATCGAATCCACATTTAACCGGTGGCCCGCTTATGCCGAGCGCTTGTTGCAAGACGTTTTCTTCGCTGGCGTGACGCCGATTATCGCGCATCCCGAACGCTACGCCGAAGTACAGCGCGACCCGATGATTTTACGTACTGCTTTTGAGAAAGGTGCGCTGATGCAGATTACGGCACGCTCGTTTCTGGGCGAAGACGACCGCCGTGTCAAGGCGTGTGCGCTCGCTCTCTTAAAAGCAAACATGGTGAGCATCATCGCATCCGACGCCCATAACGCGCGGGCGGTATTTCCTGAAGCCGTTGTCGAAACCGTTGTGAAAACCGTCGGCGAAAGTGCGGCGCGTCGCATTTTGATAGAAAATCCGCGCAAAATTCTGGCGGGTGACCCTGTTTATAATCCCGATGTTAAAGGGGCCCGATCTTCCGGCGGCTTTCTCGGAAAATTGCTGGGTCGTTAA
- a CDS encoding SLBB domain-containing protein translates to MKNSFRATAKVAVLMPVIVNFLPLAAHAADYRLGPGDVLAVTILKHADWSLETATVPADGIIQVPAAGAINVIGKTAAQVDAEIEKKLKRRLLNPEVTVSIRQQRIRRVTVQGAVEKPASIEVQAGWRVSDAIAAAGGLRFRPELTSGLLTRAGKRPVALDVVRLLNGVDAANPVLRPDDRLNFVAKTVTVRVSGQVATPGPIQVPIGQGVLEAITLAGGATPRAALSRTSLNRGNQVIPVDLYAVLTLGKREENRPVKDGDLVIVPESSGRVSVGGAVAKPGFQDLPDGRALRLKEVLAQAGGPSPRAALTKATVTRADGTVVPVDLYNVTVQNDADANILMQSGDVISIPEARGVTVLGTTKPGTYVVEEGAAPRISEVLAQAGGLGMAPDSVKISILRTTADGKQQSLDVDAVKLIQQGDASQNARVFDGDLVNVGSTLRTVYINGVNQDGKNTVKAPGAYELRPGDGVRELLARAGGVNDNAALSKIKVQRNGKTLGVNAYAQVSGAEAPFALEPGDNVTIPALDDKVNIMPAVNKPGLVYLPENQTLTVGEVLALAGGPTNTAKIKEIALYRIGKGGALKQTLISLNPAVRKSGYADISTPVQAGDYIYVPPGDTGPSGFQKFASLLSPLTALGRLF, encoded by the coding sequence TTGAAAAATTCATTTCGCGCGACGGCTAAAGTAGCCGTGTTGATGCCTGTTATCGTAAATTTTTTACCGCTCGCAGCGCACGCCGCCGATTATCGTTTGGGGCCGGGCGATGTGCTGGCGGTCACTATTCTCAAGCATGCCGATTGGAGCTTGGAAACTGCTACTGTTCCCGCCGACGGAATCATCCAAGTGCCAGCTGCTGGTGCGATTAACGTAATTGGAAAGACCGCAGCTCAAGTTGATGCTGAAATCGAAAAGAAGCTAAAAAGGCGCTTGCTGAACCCGGAAGTCACGGTTTCCATTCGTCAGCAGCGCATTCGCCGAGTGACGGTTCAGGGAGCGGTCGAGAAGCCGGCGAGTATCGAGGTGCAAGCGGGTTGGCGCGTTTCAGATGCCATCGCTGCGGCAGGTGGACTGCGCTTTCGTCCTGAACTGACTTCCGGTTTACTAACGCGCGCTGGAAAGAGGCCTGTTGCGCTTGATGTTGTTCGTCTTTTGAATGGCGTCGATGCTGCGAACCCGGTTCTGCGTCCCGACGACCGCCTGAATTTTGTCGCAAAAACCGTCACTGTACGTGTGTCGGGCCAGGTTGCGACTCCGGGTCCGATTCAGGTCCCCATTGGGCAGGGCGTTTTGGAAGCCATAACGCTTGCGGGCGGCGCAACGCCACGCGCGGCACTTTCACGCACGTCGCTTAATCGCGGTAATCAGGTTATTCCTGTCGATTTGTATGCTGTTCTAACCTTGGGCAAGCGTGAAGAAAACCGGCCTGTCAAAGATGGCGATCTGGTGATTGTCCCCGAAAGCAGTGGGCGCGTTTCGGTGGGTGGAGCAGTTGCGAAACCGGGCTTTCAAGACTTGCCCGATGGCCGCGCCCTGCGCCTAAAAGAAGTATTGGCTCAGGCAGGTGGCCCATCGCCGCGCGCCGCTTTGACCAAAGCAACTGTCACTCGCGCCGACGGCACTGTCGTTCCCGTCGATTTATACAATGTCACAGTTCAGAATGACGCCGACGCCAATATCCTGATGCAATCGGGTGATGTGATTTCGATTCCCGAAGCACGCGGCGTCACGGTCTTGGGAACAACCAAGCCCGGCACGTATGTTGTGGAAGAAGGCGCTGCGCCGCGTATTTCCGAAGTTCTGGCTCAAGCCGGGGGACTAGGAATGGCTCCCGATTCGGTGAAAATCTCGATTTTGCGCACTACCGCCGATGGCAAGCAGCAGTCACTCGATGTTGATGCCGTAAAACTGATTCAGCAGGGCGATGCTTCCCAAAATGCTCGTGTTTTTGACGGAGATTTGGTTAATGTCGGTTCGACGCTGCGCACGGTTTATATTAACGGCGTAAATCAGGACGGTAAGAACACGGTAAAGGCGCCCGGTGCCTATGAATTGAGGCCCGGGGATGGGGTGCGCGAGTTGCTGGCTCGCGCTGGAGGCGTCAACGATAACGCGGCGCTTTCGAAAATTAAAGTGCAACGCAACGGCAAAACGCTTGGCGTGAATGCGTACGCACAGGTTAGTGGCGCAGAAGCGCCCTTTGCTTTGGAGCCAGGTGATAACGTCACGATTCCTGCGCTCGATGACAAAGTCAACATCATGCCCGCAGTGAACAAGCCCGGCCTGGTTTATTTGCCGGAAAATCAAACGCTGACAGTTGGCGAAGTGCTGGCGCTCGCCGGTGGCCCAACCAACACTGCTAAAATCAAGGAAATCGCACTGTACCGCATCGGAAAAGGCGGTGCTCTCAAGCAAACTTTGATTTCTCTGAATCCCGCTGTTCGCAAATCTGGGTATGCCGATATTAGCACGCCGGTGCAAGCGGGCGATTACATTTATGTTCCGCCGGGCGATACAGGGCCGTCAGGGTTTCAAAAGTTCGCGTCGCTTTTGTCACCGCTTACTGCTTTGGGTCGGTTGTTTTAA
- a CDS encoding polysaccharide biosynthesis tyrosine autokinase, translating to MNEEQNTSPAAFSHSSANGPSSNGSANGAHSNGQNIRAVEIAPNFGSAEGEGSGMMTHEGVRSHATYARTSTRRDDDAGESIDLQQLVAMLIRRRKVMAATFIAVLALIVGYTWFARPIYSASAKILVNTNKTAARPDDISVINDVLSNTGGRTSATQEELLKSRSIREGAMKRLPADARAQLAKYSRVSVTSVRDTDVLEVSAQSYNGAAAALLCNALSQEFIAQSLEQNKDETRAASTYVERERQRVSLQLDNARLALLKFKRGEGLFDLKAQAQAQVEQLGRLEADLRQAQADLQSSRAQAGKLRQLASGIPETETIPEQIQRPAIQEAVNAEAAKVEIELQNAQKEYTADSIEVRTLERQLASLRARGRQSTGREVRSWRTQVNPARLAIVQDLAKAQGESVALDARVKALNGIAETLRERSTALPDKEYQLSKLLTTVTTLEQLDALLTQKGQNLKIGEEARLPNARMVEQAVTPLAPISPRRGRNLVMGVIFGLLCAIALAALVDRLDDRVHTDAEAEAATGLPVLTHVPFIQNEEEQCLAGREIKTSPLLESYRMLRTNIAFSAVDEPIRSIVMSSSLPSEGKSSSSVNLATVMALSGKKVIIVDCDLRRPKIHRLMNLRNQVGFSSVVAGLSTLDDALQDTNVPNLRVLSSGPMPPNPPEMLDSRAGRAVLQQVADTADFVIYDCPPALVMTDAQIVATSADAVLLVVSCKEAGKREIARTSDSLMQSGTRVLGIILNKMPVGMGGYYGGYYGGYRYGEYMKVGPGSNESTLEEAAALAGQDSKAIKPK from the coding sequence GTGAACGAAGAACAGAACACTTCTCCAGCCGCGTTTTCACACAGCAGCGCAAACGGGCCATCGTCTAATGGCAGCGCCAACGGTGCACACAGCAACGGACAGAACATACGGGCCGTAGAAATCGCGCCTAACTTTGGCAGTGCTGAAGGCGAGGGAAGCGGCATGATGACGCACGAAGGCGTGCGTTCTCATGCAACCTACGCCCGCACATCAACGCGCCGTGATGATGATGCGGGCGAATCCATCGACTTGCAGCAGCTTGTTGCAATGTTGATTCGTCGTCGTAAGGTAATGGCCGCAACATTCATTGCCGTTCTCGCCCTCATTGTGGGCTACACCTGGTTTGCTCGCCCCATTTACAGCGCCAGTGCAAAAATTCTCGTCAACACAAATAAAACTGCGGCGCGCCCCGACGATATTTCGGTCATCAATGATGTGCTGTCGAACACCGGCGGGCGCACTTCGGCAACGCAGGAAGAACTTCTCAAAAGCCGCAGCATTCGCGAAGGCGCGATGAAACGTTTGCCTGCGGATGCGCGGGCACAGTTAGCCAAGTACAGCCGCGTCAGCGTCACGTCGGTGCGCGATACCGATGTCTTGGAAGTTTCAGCGCAGTCATATAACGGCGCGGCAGCGGCCCTACTTTGTAATGCGTTGAGCCAAGAATTTATCGCGCAAAGTCTGGAACAAAACAAGGATGAAACGCGTGCGGCTTCGACTTATGTCGAGCGCGAACGCCAGCGCGTCAGCCTCCAGCTTGATAATGCGCGTCTCGCCCTTTTGAAATTTAAGCGTGGCGAAGGGTTGTTCGATCTGAAGGCACAGGCCCAGGCGCAGGTGGAGCAATTGGGCCGTCTGGAAGCTGACTTGCGTCAGGCACAGGCCGATTTGCAATCGTCGCGCGCACAGGCCGGAAAACTGCGCCAGTTGGCGAGCGGCATTCCTGAAACAGAAACGATTCCCGAACAAATTCAGCGGCCTGCTATTCAAGAAGCCGTCAATGCGGAAGCTGCGAAAGTCGAAATCGAACTTCAGAATGCGCAAAAAGAATACACAGCCGACAGCATCGAAGTGCGCACGTTAGAACGGCAACTGGCTTCACTCCGCGCGCGTGGTCGCCAGAGCACAGGCCGTGAAGTCCGCTCGTGGCGCACGCAAGTCAACCCGGCGCGTCTTGCGATTGTGCAGGACTTAGCCAAAGCACAGGGTGAAAGTGTCGCGCTCGACGCGCGTGTGAAAGCCTTAAACGGTATTGCGGAAACATTGAGGGAGCGCAGCACCGCGTTGCCTGATAAGGAATATCAGCTTTCCAAACTTCTCACGACCGTGACAACGTTGGAACAGCTCGACGCCCTTCTCACACAGAAAGGCCAGAACCTGAAAATTGGCGAAGAAGCCCGCTTGCCCAACGCCCGCATGGTTGAACAGGCTGTGACTCCACTGGCGCCGATTTCGCCGCGCCGAGGCCGCAACCTTGTGATGGGCGTCATTTTCGGATTGCTGTGCGCTATTGCATTAGCTGCTCTGGTTGACCGTCTTGATGACCGCGTTCACACCGATGCCGAAGCCGAGGCTGCAACAGGCTTGCCCGTTCTAACCCATGTTCCATTCATTCAAAATGAAGAAGAACAGTGCCTCGCCGGACGCGAAATAAAGACGTCACCGCTCTTGGAATCGTATCGAATGCTGCGAACGAATATTGCGTTCTCGGCGGTCGATGAACCGATTCGCTCAATTGTGATGTCGAGTAGCCTGCCCTCGGAAGGCAAGTCGTCGAGTTCGGTAAACCTTGCGACGGTTATGGCGCTGTCGGGCAAGAAAGTTATCATTGTCGATTGCGACTTGCGCCGTCCGAAAATTCATCGTTTGATGAATTTGCGAAACCAGGTTGGTTTTTCGAGTGTTGTTGCAGGGCTGAGTACGCTGGACGATGCGCTTCAAGACACGAACGTGCCGAACTTGCGCGTCTTGTCGAGCGGCCCGATGCCGCCGAACCCGCCGGAAATGCTGGATTCGCGTGCTGGTCGCGCAGTTTTGCAACAGGTCGCTGATACCGCCGATTTTGTGATTTACGACTGTCCACCGGCTCTCGTGATGACCGACGCACAAATCGTTGCGACGTCCGCGGACGCGGTTCTTCTCGTCGTGTCGTGCAAGGAAGCCGGTAAGCGCGAAATTGCTCGAACCTCCGATTCGCTGATGCAATCGGGCACGCGTGTGCTCGGTATCATTTTGAACAAGATGCCGGTCGGTATGGGCGGTTATTATGGCGGCTACTATGGCGGCTATCGTTACGGCGAATACATGAAGGTCGGGCCGGGAAGCAACGAATCGACATTAGAAGAGGCTGCAGCATTGGCCGGTCAGGATTCCAAAGCAATTAAACCTAAGTAA
- a CDS encoding nucleoside-diphosphate sugar epimerase/dehydratase, which produces MGTFAARKEQRWPYILMRRTHGLIGRVLRVKRIDHLKIAMDGSLMVIAASWAWLVSFGQVRSPGSPIPFLFAVLAARFAIYFCLQLHRTSWLHVSRFEVFWLGVSALLGPPFIAAILWILPEPFTLQKLTRPEIILSTEPAFYLLLLFGARMTARAISYNKRPEDLRRVLIIGAGDAGRALAYQIQESQSPFEIVGFLDDDERKAKRKFRGLSVRGTIDQLCEVVGEHEVQEIVVAIVALAPEKLRTIIALSENCGIPVRILPPLREVIGGRPDFRALREVRMEDLLPRPEINLDRAALSTYLGGRTVLITGGGGSIGGELCRQVLAAGAKRLLILGRGENSVFEITQELKEQKSACELVPIICDVRDRAALTRIWKKHRPDAVFHAAAHKHVPLMEQYPGEAVKNNVVGTLNVVRLAVEFQTEHFVMVSTDKAVEPTSVMGATKRIGEMIVKAHAMQSGLNMVCVRFGNVLGSRGSVVPTMTRQIRLGQPVTITDPEMVRYFMTIPEAVQLILQAGALGGNGEVFVLDMGQPVRILDLAHDLIRLSGLVPHQDIPIRIIGKRPGEKMYEDLLTNAESEGVEKRGPFFCAPSQHVDLAALNATIEELEMAALEGDDEAAVEIIHRFVPEARFARLAENDTNGHHSNGHETNGHQTNGHHANGHHEARGVIVQ; this is translated from the coding sequence ATGGGTACTTTTGCCGCGAGAAAAGAACAACGATGGCCCTACATCCTGATGCGCCGCACACACGGCCTCATCGGGCGAGTTCTGCGCGTCAAACGCATCGACCACCTAAAGATTGCCATGGATGGCAGTTTGATGGTCATTGCAGCCTCGTGGGCATGGCTGGTTTCTTTCGGGCAAGTGCGTTCGCCCGGGTCGCCCATTCCTTTTCTCTTTGCTGTTTTGGCGGCCCGGTTCGCTATTTACTTTTGTCTGCAGTTGCACCGCACGTCCTGGCTTCATGTTTCGCGCTTTGAGGTGTTCTGGCTTGGCGTCAGCGCGCTTTTGGGGCCACCCTTCATCGCTGCAATTTTGTGGATTCTGCCCGAACCGTTTACGCTGCAAAAGCTGACACGTCCTGAAATCATTCTTTCGACAGAACCGGCTTTTTACCTTCTCCTCCTCTTTGGCGCGCGCATGACGGCTCGTGCTATTTCCTACAACAAGCGTCCTGAAGACTTGCGCCGCGTGCTGATTATTGGCGCTGGCGATGCGGGACGCGCACTGGCCTATCAGATTCAGGAAAGCCAGTCGCCGTTCGAAATCGTTGGTTTTCTCGATGACGACGAGCGCAAAGCCAAACGCAAATTTCGGGGTCTTTCGGTTCGTGGCACCATCGACCAATTGTGCGAGGTTGTCGGTGAACACGAAGTGCAGGAAATCGTGGTCGCAATCGTTGCACTCGCACCTGAAAAATTGCGAACCATTATCGCACTGTCCGAGAACTGTGGCATTCCTGTGCGAATTTTGCCGCCTCTGCGCGAAGTGATTGGCGGGCGTCCCGATTTTCGCGCACTTCGGGAAGTGCGCATGGAAGATTTACTGCCGCGCCCCGAAATCAATCTCGACCGCGCGGCGTTATCAACGTATCTTGGAGGTCGCACGGTTCTCATTACTGGCGGCGGCGGCTCGATTGGTGGCGAGTTGTGTCGTCAGGTTCTGGCTGCAGGCGCAAAACGACTACTCATCTTGGGACGCGGCGAGAACAGCGTTTTCGAAATTACTCAGGAATTGAAAGAACAAAAAAGCGCGTGCGAATTGGTCCCGATTATCTGTGATGTTCGCGATCGAGCTGCTTTAACGCGCATCTGGAAAAAGCATCGCCCCGACGCGGTATTTCATGCAGCGGCTCACAAGCATGTTCCGCTTATGGAGCAGTACCCAGGCGAAGCCGTTAAAAATAACGTCGTCGGCACCCTTAATGTCGTTCGCCTCGCCGTTGAATTCCAGACAGAGCATTTCGTGATGGTTTCGACCGACAAAGCGGTAGAGCCGACGAGTGTTATGGGCGCGACCAAGCGCATTGGTGAAATGATCGTCAAGGCGCACGCGATGCAAAGTGGCCTTAACATGGTTTGTGTGCGCTTTGGAAACGTGCTGGGAAGCAGGGGCAGTGTCGTGCCGACGATGACGCGACAGATTCGTCTGGGGCAGCCGGTTACCATTACTGATCCCGAAATGGTGCGCTATTTCATGACGATTCCTGAAGCCGTGCAGCTGATTTTGCAGGCGGGCGCGCTCGGGGGCAACGGCGAGGTTTTTGTTCTTGACATGGGCCAGCCAGTGCGCATTCTCGATCTGGCGCACGATCTAATTCGCCTGTCGGGCTTGGTGCCGCATCAAGATATTCCGATTCGCATTATTGGTAAGCGACCAGGCGAAAAGATGTACGAAGACTTGCTGACCAACGCCGAATCGGAAGGTGTAGAGAAGCGTGGCCCGTTCTTTTGTGCGCCGTCGCAGCATGTTGACTTGGCGGCGCTCAACGCGACGATTGAGGAACTCGAAATGGCTGCGCTTGAAGGCGACGACGAAGCGGCTGTGGAGATCATCCATCGGTTTGTGCCTGAAGCCCGCTTTGCGCGTTTGGCCGAAAACGACACCAACGGGCATCACTCCAACGGCCACGAAACGAACGGTCATCAGACGAACGGTCATCACGCGAATGGTCATCACGAAGCGCGCGGCGTCATTGTTCAGTAA